In one Hoplias malabaricus isolate fHopMal1 chromosome X1, fHopMal1.hap1, whole genome shotgun sequence genomic region, the following are encoded:
- the LOC136675423 gene encoding vesicle transport protein SFT2C-like: MAELNRQLQEYLAQSKSGAKTISQSSSSTTLNMEEDPAPVPGSWFGKWSSPFSGASAGPTQSSGFSWPWAPEPDPCLPAMSRSQRLVAFGVCALFSALCFGLSALYAPLLLLKARKFALLWSLGSLFALLGAAVLRGPSKLLRNPSLGGVVYLCALAGTLYAALGLHSTALTALGALVQIGAVAGQVLALLPGGSAGMRFVGGMAASAIKRTVTGKTMPI; this comes from the coding sequence ATGGCGGAGTTAAACAGACAGTTACAGGAATATTTAGCGCAGTCTAAAAGTGGCGCTAAGACCATCTCTCAGTCCAGCTCCAGTACGACCTTAAATATGGAGGAGGACCCTGCGCCGGTGCCCGGGAGCTGGTTCGGCAAATGGTCCAGTCCGTTCTCCGGAGCGTCAGCAGGCCCCACGCAGAGCAGCGGATTTTCCTGGCCATGGGCGCCGGAACCGGACCCCTGTCTACCGGCCATGAGTCGCTCTCAGCGGCTGGTGGCTTTCGGGGTTTGCGCCTTGTTTTCGGCTCTGTGTTTCGGACTGTCGGCTCTGTACGCCCCGTTGTTGTTGCTGAAGGCTCGGAAGTTCGCCCTGCTCTGGTCCCTGGGCTCTTTATTCGCGCTCCTAGGCGCTGCGGTTCTCCGGGGACCGAGTAAATTGCTCCGGAACCCGAGCCTCGGAGGCGTAgtgtatctgtgtgcactggCCGGGACTCTGTATGCGGCACTGGGCCTTCACAGCACCGCGCTCACCGCGCTGGGAGCCCTGGTCCAGATTGGAGCGGTGGCCGGGCAGGTCTTGGCGTTGTTGCCAGGAGGAAGCGCTGGGATGCGGTTTGTTGGAGGAATGGCCGCCTCGGCAATCAAAAGAACCGTGACTGGCAAAACCATGCCAATTTGA
- the LOC136675422 gene encoding dual specificity protein phosphatase 18-like, translating to MASVCQQGGRNTREREREREREKPHQGTSSMSMSQITPTLFLGGADAPLNQALVTRKGITLIVNATLSHLCPSYPGVECIRVAVSDLPSARLSEHFDRVASRIHSNRAGGTLVHCAAGMSRSPALIMAYLMKYRGVTLQQAHSWVQRSRPYIRLNAGFWEQLLDYERKLYGKNTVKVAIPLEPLPLPQVKAPKTPKLTPRLSLRECPPSPRLSRIRRFTLSKII from the exons ATGGCTTCAGTGTGCCAACAAGGGGGGAGaaacacaagagagagagagagagagagagagagagagaaaccgcACCAAGGGACCAG CTCCATGTCTATGTCTCAGATCACCCCGACTCTTTTCCTGGGTGGAGCAGATGCTCCACTGAACCAGGCACTGGTGACCCGTAAGGGAATCACTCTCATCGTTAACGCCACACTCTCACATCTTTGTCCCTCATACCCTGGCGTGGAGTGCATTCGAGTGGCTGTGTCTGACCTTCCCAGCGCCCGGCTGAGCGAGCACTTTGACCGAGTCGCTTCACGTATCCATAGCAACCGAGCGGGCGGCACCCTGGTCCACTGCGCTGCCGGAATGAGCCGCTCACCCGCACTCATCATGGCCTACCTTATGAAGTACAGAGGAGTGACCCTCCAGCAGGCCCACAGCTGGGTCCAGAGAAGTCGACCCTACATCCGCCTCAACGCCGGCTTCTGGGAACAGCTTCTGGACTACGAGAGGAAACTGTATggaaaaaacactgtaaaagtgGCCATACCACTGGAGCCGCTGCCACTACCACAGGTCAAAGCTCCCAAAACACCCAAACTGACCCCCAGACTCAGCCTTAGGGAATGTCCCCCGTCCCCAAGACTGAGCCGCATTAGACGCTTCACTTTATCTAAAATCATCTGA
- the LOC136675361 gene encoding erythroferrone-like, whose amino-acid sequence MLPWHGARGLLLPLVLSLLLTVCHAQESQEGLELEEESNTVSTESPETVSSDMAIVSPHRTWIVFRDNSNKGGNKKPKGKKITSKHGLPGPPGPPGPQGPPGPPGPLLPNQDEIMEDLHVKLKEMVGTHCLLCDQPPRVSTAFHSHLHRNLLVPRRSLQELQPFSSPSDAEQFHQRGQSFNTSNGRYTAPVSGFYQLTASLLLESSETQKRPQARQKDSVKASICIESLCQSNVSLETVTGVSPAGGVFSILLTGTLYLQAGEYVSILIDNGTGSALTILQDSLFSGILLGV is encoded by the exons ATGTTGCCCTGGCATGGGGCAAGAGGGCTCCTGTTGCCCCTGGTCCTGAGCCTCCTGCTGACTGTTTGCCATGCCCAGGAGAGCCAGGAGGGTCTagagctggaggaagaaagCAACACAGTGAGCACAGAAAGTCCG GAGACTGTTTCTTCAGACATGGCCATAGTCAGCCCCCACAGAACCTGGATAGTCTTCAGGGACAACTCCAATAAGGGTGGGAACAAGAAgcccaaaggaaaaaaaataacctCAAAG CATGGTCTTCCAGGTCCTCCAGGCCCTCCAGGACCTCAGGGACCACCTGGTCCACCAGGCCCCCTATTGCCTAACCAGGATGAGATCATGGAAGACCTCCATGTGAAGCTGAAAG AGATGGTGGGGACCCACTGCCTGCTGTGTGACCAGCCCCCCCGAGTGTCCACTGCTTTCCACTCGCATCTGCACCGCAACCTTCTGGTGCCTCGCCGCAGCCTCCAGGAACTTCAGCCCTTCAGCAGT CCTTCAGATGCTGAGCAGTTCCACCAGCGAGGTCAGAGCTTCAACACCAGTAATGGCCGATACACAGCACCAGTGTCCGGCTTCTATCAGCTCACAGCCAGCCTGCTGCTGG aATCCAGTGAAACTCAGAAAAGGCCTCAGGCGAGACAAAAGGACAGCGTTAAAGCCTCCATATGTATAGAGTCTCTCTGCCAAAGCAACGT ttCTCTGGAGACAGTAACAGGCGTgagtccagcagggggcgtgTTCAGCATCCTTCTGACAGGAACTCTGTACCTGCAG GCTGGAGAGTATGTGTCTATTCTCATAGACAATGGAACAGGCTCCGCGCTCACTATTCTCCAGGACAGTTTATTTTCTGGGATCCTTCTTGGAGTATGA